The Streptomyces sp. B3I8 nucleotide sequence GACCGTCCGCGGCCGGTGAAGGTTGTCCCCGCCTTCACAGCATCTTTATGTGAGGTGGCTCACAGTGCGGGGATCCCGACCTCAGGTGACGGCGGGAAGAGGGAGGGGACGGCGGGAAGAGGGAGCGCCGTCGGCAGGGCCTGTTCACCGCCGGCCGGCCCCGGGCGTCCCCGGGGCCGACCGTCTCTTGGGTGACCGGGCTGCTGTCCCCTGCCGTCCGGTCACAACCCTGGGGCGAGGTCCCACGACGTTCGGCGTGAATCCCGTACGCCTCATCGCCCCAGCGCAGCCACGCGTGGTTTCTTCGGGCCCGCCCCTGGCTGGCACGGACACCCCTACCAACGACGGGCTGTGGCGTGGGTCACGCACCGTGCGGAGGGGACGTCAGGCGCGGCCGCGGCACAGCTCGAGCAGCGTCATGGCGAGGGAGGTGCCGGGCTTGCCGAGGGCGTCGCTGTAGCGGCCGAGGATCTCCATCTCGCGGGAGAGGTTCACCCGGCGGCCGCCCGAGGCGATGCGGGCGTCCTGGATGACGGCGGAGACGGCCATGCGTTCCTGGACGAGACCGAGGATGCGGTCGTCGAGGGCGTCGATACGGTCGCGGGCGCCGGTGATGAGGTCGGCGGCCTCGGGGGTGCGGGCACCGGTCTTCTCGGGGGTCGCGGTCGCGGTCTCGGGGTGGGTCGCGGTCATCGGGGGCTCCTTGTCGGGGTCGGATGTGGCTCTCGACGGCCCCGGGCGACAGGTCCCGTACACGCCGAGCGCCCCGGGCCTGTGTGGCCCGGGGCGCCTGGGAGGTCGCTTGTCAGTTGCTCAAGCAGCACGACCGTGGCAGCCGGTGGGCCGGTTGCCATAGGTAAAGAGGAAGGCCGGGTGCGTGGTGAGCATGGGGCCAGTATGCCGTGCGGGAGAGGGACGTCCAGCCCGGGGTTCGCATGATGAGACGGTCACGGGCCGAGGCGTCGCTCGGCCGGACGGCCCCGGGCCCGGGGTGACGAGATCCGTTCCCGGGGCGGAACCGTCGGCCACCGTCGGCCGAACCGTCGGCCGTGGTGCTCCGCCGTCCCCCGGTAGACTCGACCTCACACACCCCTTGCTCATCCGCCGGAAGGCAACCCGTGTCACAAGCGTCCCCCGCCACCCCCGACACCGTCCTGGTCGTCGACTTCGGTGCGCAGTACGCCCAGCTCATCGCCCGTCGCGTCCGCGAGGCGCGGGTGTACAGCGAGATCGTGCCGAGCACCACTCCGGTCGAGGACATGCTCGCCAAGAACCCGGCGGCGATCATCCTCTCCGGCGGCCCCTCCTCCGTGTACACCGAGGGCGCGCCCACCCTCGACCGTGCGCTGTTCGAGTCCGGTGTCCCCGTCTTCGGCATGTGCTACGGCTTCCAGCTCATGGCGCAGACTCTCGGCGGCACCGTCGACAACTCCGGCGCCCGCGAGTACGGCCGTACGGACATGTCGGTCAGCAAGCCGTCCTCCACGTTGTTCGAGGGCACCCCGGCCGAGCAGTCCGTGTGGATGTCGCACGGCGACGCCTGCTCCGCCGCCCCCGACGGCTTCAGCGTCACCGCCTCCACGGACGTCGTCCCGGTCGCCGCCTTCGAGAACGACGAGAAGAAGCTCTACGGCGTCCAGTACCACCCCGAGGTCATGCACTCCACGTACGGCCAGCAGGTCCTCGAACACTTCCTCTACCGCGGCGCCGGTCTGAGCCCCACCTGGACCACCGGCAACGTGATCGAGGAGCAGGTCGCCGCCATCCGCGAGCAGGTCGGTGACAGGCGCGCGATCTGCGGCCTGTCCGGCGGCGTCGACTCCGCGGTCGCCGCGGCCCTCGTGCAGAAGGCCATCGGCTCCCAGCTCACCTGCGTGTACGTCGACCACGGTCTGATGCGCAAGGGCGAGACCGAGCAGGTCGAGAAGGACTTCGTGGCCGCGACGGGCGTCCAGCTCAAGGTCGTGGACGCCAGCGAGCGCTTCCTGGCCGCGCTCGAGGGCGTCAGCGACCCCGAGCAGAAGCGGAAGATCATCGGCCGCGAGTTCATCCGGGTGTTCGAGCAGGCCCAGGCGGAGATCATCGCGGACGAGGGCCCGGCGGTGGAGTTCCTCGTCCAGGGCACCCTTTACCCCGACGTCGTAGAGTCCGGCGGCGGCACCGGCGCCGCCAACATCAAGTCCCACCACAACGTGGGCGGCCTCCCCGAGGACCTCGAGTTCCAGCTCATCGAACCGCTGCGCAAGCTGTTCAAGGACGAGGTCCGGATGGTCGGCCAGGAGCTCGGCCTGCCGGAGGAGATCGTCCAGCGCCAGCCGTTCCCCGGCCCGGGGCTCGGCATCCGGATCGTCGGCGAGGTCACCAAGGAGCGGCTCGACCTGCTGCGCGAGGCCGACGCGATCGCCCGCGAGGAGCTGACCGCGGCCGGCCTCGACCGCGACATCTGGCAGTGCCCGGTGGTGCTGCTCGCCGACGTCCGCAGCGTCGGCGTCCAGGGCGACGGCCGCACCTACGGTCACCCGATCGTGCTGCGCCCGGTCTCCTCCGAGGACGCCATGACCGCCGACTGGTCCCGGCTGCCGTACGACGTCCTCGCCAAGATCTCCACCCGGATCACCAACGAGGTGCGCGACGTCAACCGGGTCGTCCTCGACGTGACGAGCAAGCCCCCGGGCACCATCGAGTGGGAGTGAGCT carries:
- a CDS encoding chorismate mutase translates to MTATHPETATATPEKTGARTPEAADLITGARDRIDALDDRILGLVQERMAVSAVIQDARIASGGRRVNLSREMEILGRYSDALGKPGTSLAMTLLELCRGRA
- the guaA gene encoding glutamine-hydrolyzing GMP synthase; its protein translation is MSQASPATPDTVLVVDFGAQYAQLIARRVREARVYSEIVPSTTPVEDMLAKNPAAIILSGGPSSVYTEGAPTLDRALFESGVPVFGMCYGFQLMAQTLGGTVDNSGAREYGRTDMSVSKPSSTLFEGTPAEQSVWMSHGDACSAAPDGFSVTASTDVVPVAAFENDEKKLYGVQYHPEVMHSTYGQQVLEHFLYRGAGLSPTWTTGNVIEEQVAAIREQVGDRRAICGLSGGVDSAVAAALVQKAIGSQLTCVYVDHGLMRKGETEQVEKDFVAATGVQLKVVDASERFLAALEGVSDPEQKRKIIGREFIRVFEQAQAEIIADEGPAVEFLVQGTLYPDVVESGGGTGAANIKSHHNVGGLPEDLEFQLIEPLRKLFKDEVRMVGQELGLPEEIVQRQPFPGPGLGIRIVGEVTKERLDLLREADAIAREELTAAGLDRDIWQCPVVLLADVRSVGVQGDGRTYGHPIVLRPVSSEDAMTADWSRLPYDVLAKISTRITNEVRDVNRVVLDVTSKPPGTIEWE